agatgtctatctgaCCCATTcttaaagtactggcaggttagctgcagctacacgcgagccggcacttcgaagattaaaacttcagagttgacGCTGGGgtgaatttgctgaatgaagtgcggcatatgtaccgcagcacttcgttaataaactcccaacaccctacttaccatcctcccttcgaagtagggtggtgttgtagacacagccatggtgaggGAGTCCTTTGCTTTGAATTCACTTAGCTTGTTAAGTCACATATTAGTTGtattttaccttttatttatcTGTAATCATTTGTGATctttatgcctcattacttgcAATCACTTCATATGTATTTTTCTCTATAATTAATGCATTTCCTTTATTATTTTATCCTAACTGGTGTGCTTGGATTGAAGTGTTTGGGAAATGCCATTTGAGATCACAGGATTTTGGCATATCACTGTCTACGAATGAAATGTCAGAAATTCTGTTTGCTTATTTTGTCCAGGAGGAAGCTGGACAGTACAAGATGCACATTTCTGGAATTGTGGGACCACGCATTTGCTGGTGTTGTTATGCCGTGTAATTCCAGAGTAGCTGTGAATGATTTACCTGCGGGAGGCTGGGTGTGAGCAGACCTGGAGAGGTGGCTATCACAACAAATCAGTATGAAAGACAAACCAGCTCAGGGAACACAGACGTCCAACAGTGCAGATTGTACCTGGGGAATgtcacagaggaaaaaaaatatatatttttaatgtaaagTTCAGGATTGTTCAAACTGTCTAAGACAGTTGGGTGCACATTTTCATTGAGTGTCAGGAGACTGGGCACCAAAGAAGATGAAAACAATTCTGATCTCACTAATGTGGTCCTTGTGTATAGAGAGCACTGGCTTGCATGCTAATATAATGACATGAGTTACCAGAATTAAAATGGATTTGTATAATGGGAATATAAGACATTCAGACAGCTGGGAAACCAACAAGAGGTTAGATACATAAAAGGGATGATTGCTTAAAATGtcaagctacaggttgaacctctctcgtctgacaCTCTCTGGTATGGTaccatccatggtctggcatgactttagttaccggatgtccacttatcatgggtgtggccaactgtCCTGTGGCCCCGTCAAGTTTCTTGATAGCTGCcaatcctggatctcagtgttctgtgcctttatttagctttaatttaccctcatatatcttctaagagcccgttaagcagtggaattgttagtaatgctgttagacaatattacCCTCCCGTTGTCTGGCATAGTCTCTGGTTCAGCATCAATCAGGTCTCAAggatgccggactagagaggttcaacctgtattataaaaTAGACCTTTATGATCTGGTGTCTTAACCCCCTTGCTGGAAAGGAAATGGCGAAGCAGTTGGTTTAAGAACCCAGATTCCAGAGGAAAGGTGAGGACTTTGGTATTTGTGGGCCAGAATAAAAGACAATTTGCAAAAAGTAAAAGGATCCCCTTGAATGTAAATGGCTGAGTTTGGTTTCTTTCCCCTTAGATGCAATCTCTGGCAAACATGGAGTGGGGAAATCAATCGATTATCACAGAATTCATCTTGCTGGGATTTGAGACTAACCAGGAACTGAGAGTTCTTCTCTTCTTGGTGTTTCTAGCGATTTACTTTCTCACGGTGGCTGGGAACATCCTTGTCATTGTGCTTGTTGCAGCTGATCAACATCTTCAaacccccatgtacttcttctTGGGGAACTTGTCCTGGTTGGAGATTTGCTACACCTCCACCACCCTGCCCAGGCTTCTGGCCGATCCCCGGACTGGGGACAGGAACATCTCGGCCACTGGCTGCATCACacaattgtatttatttagcATTCTAGTAGCTGCAGAATGTTATCTTCTTGCAGCAATGTCTTATGACCGGTATCTGGCCATATGTAAACCACTACACTATGCAACCATTATGAATGGTAGGTTCTGCCTTCAGCTCACAGCTGGATCTTGGATAAGCGCATTTCTGGCTATTAGCATAATAATATCATTTGTGTCACAGTTAACTTTCTGCGGCCCTAATcaaattgaccatttcttttgtgagtTCCACCCCGTGGTAAAACTCTCCTGCGATGACACTAAGGTGGTGGAATTTCTAGCTTTCCTCTGTGCCTCCATTTTCACTGGGCCTTCATTTCTATTAACGATTATCTCCTATGGTTTTATCATAGCCATGATCCAGAGAATCCCTTCTGCTACCGGGaagcaaaaggccttttccacctgttcCTCTCACCTCATAGTAGTGACAACTTTCTATGGGACCCTCATGATTGTCTATGTGTTACCAAAAAGCAAAACACTTACCAATTTAAACAAATTGTTTTCAGTCTTCTACACTGTCTTAACTCCTCTGCTCAATCCTCTGATATATAGCCTAAGAAATAAAGATGTAAAGCAGGCTCTGAAAAAAATACGCCAGTATGATTTTGGTTTTGCAAAGAATTCAGACAATCAGAGATAATCTATTCATGATAAGACCACGTTCAAAGAATCCACCTGATatttaaaccaaaacaaaacggTTATTTTTCAGAAGCCAAATGTGGGTcaaaaagtttattttatttgtttttgtggtttacttttctttccatttgaaGTTGATATGAAAATGTGGTTTTGGTATTTTAGTTATTTATCACCttttcactttggctatgtctacatgagaagcctctgtcaacagaagtcactgttggaagcgACTTCCTGGCAAAATTTcggtcaacagatcacatctacacataaaagcagattgaaagagtaatctgctttgttgacagactgcagccagactgcctggcccgctctcgacagagcagctgaccggaagctctggaaacagcctctgttgacaaaagggccctagaGCAtctaaacagctgttttgtcaacagaacactgtcaagagaggtgttatacctgaatggggagaggtacaTGGCTGCCAggggatgtgccaggttttgtcaataaactgtcgacaaagtgcattttgtgtgtcgacACTCCGTGTTTTTTCCcgaaaaaagcccagttttgctgggaaaagcctcttgtgtggACGTAGCCCTcttgtattttttctttcttccccttttttcctatAAATCCCCTTTTTTCATAGTGAAATAGGAAAAGGAACACATGGGGAAGGAGAATAAAGGTCCTGGCCATTgctgtggatgagaagctggacataacCCAACAAtgtccccttgtagccaagaaggctaacaacccattgggctgcattagttggagcat
The window above is part of the Carettochelys insculpta isolate YL-2023 chromosome 32, ASM3395843v1, whole genome shotgun sequence genome. Proteins encoded here:
- the LOC142004833 gene encoding olfactory receptor 2AP1-like codes for the protein MQSLANMEWGNQSIITEFILLGFETNQELRVLLFLVFLAIYFLTVAGNILVIVLVAADQHLQTPMYFFLGNLSWLEICYTSTTLPRLLADPRTGDRNISATGCITQLYLFSILVAAECYLLAAMSYDRYLAICKPLHYATIMNGRFCLQLTAGSWISAFLAISIIISFVSQLTFCGPNQIDHFFCEFHPVVKLSCDDTKVVEFLAFLCASIFTGPSFLLTIISYGFIIAMIQRIPSATGKQKAFSTCSSHLIVVTTFYGTLMIVYVLPKSKTLTNLNKLFSVFYTVLTPLLNPLIYSLRNKDVKQALKKIRQYDFGFAKNSDNQR